attgtaattgtttataccatatttaggacctcttatttagatctcgtacaaatactcagggaacttaaatgtaattatgtgataaaggaatgggcaaatatgtaataagtgaggagttcttattctataaaatgacccctcaccctcacaattggaggaggtcaattcctaggccctctcaccccctctcaaagctctaactctcagagctctctccctcaaataaatacataatcagtgtggacgtagcccaaattttagggtgaaccacgatgcatcttgtgttatttacatttcttgcagattcacggtcggatttacgttgttccaaaacctccggttttgtgcatcaacagtaatactaaattaaaataataataaaatactgTAGTACTAATTAAACCACCTAAATATGTTCAAAGTAATTAAGTCCTGGATTTCAGTTAGATTAATTAAACTTTATtacttggagaaacatattgAGCTTCCAACTTGCAATTTGAACATTCACGACCCGAGTAGGAAATAGTAAAGTTGGATAATTGAGAGCAAGCAAAAAGTTTTGCGTATGAAGACAATCTTGAAAAAGAGTAACACAAAAGTCATCATTTTTTTCAGTAGGTGGTGCCCGATCCAACGTGGAATTTGATTGAACATTTCGTCTTTATGGGAACGTGGGAGGAGAAGCATGAATTTGAAAATGGGGTCCTGTAGCCCCAAATTATTGAGAGTGATGTTACATAACCAATTGTTCATCTATAAGCTCTATGGTTAAGTAATTGTTAAGACTGTATGAGACAAATGTAAGTTCGGTTAATTGATCAGTGTAAATGTTAAAATCTGTAAGTGTCCCAACTACGAGGATAGCATTTTTAGTTGTTCATGCAAAGAAAACACTCATAAGCTTAAATATGTACTTAAAAAAAGTAGAACAATATCGTAGGTTTTCTCCTACTATGTTGATTGTTCTTTTTATAAGGAATGGAGTCTTGGGCTCCAAACCCCGTGTTTCTTATCTCGCTTTAACTTGTTACTTGAGGCTTAACTTTTGCTCCCGCGATCAAGGTAATGTCTTCTCATTACACTCAAGTTTGGTAATCCAATCAATTATAGTAATTTAGAATGCGCTTAATAGAAAGAACAAATGCAAAACACTTTCAGTGAGTAAATATTTTGACCTATCCATCGATTCAAATTAACAATTTATGACAAAGAGAACCGTGGGAAAAAAAATACCAACCACTAAAATGGTAAAGAAAGATACGTTAGAGCACCTTCAAAAGATGCTCTAAAGCAAACAAAAATCTATTTTAAAGAGCCAAACTCAAAAACTTCATCTCTACGAGATGTTGTAAAAGATTCTCGATAACAATAAAATGAACAACCGCTCTTTAAATTTACAAAGCAACTATTAATCaactaaatattgaaaaagtaaTAAAACTCAAGAGTTGACCGTTAAGAGAGAAGAAAAGCAAGAGAGAGAATGGTGTTTTTAAAAAATGAGCAGATTGAGTTTGAATTGTTAATAATAAAgggagttttaaagaaaaactcacggtactgtttactttaacgaaaaatcatatttttacactaaaaagtcaaaccttgtactattcactttaccctttattttgtctttatcattaaaactcaaagtttccaagccattttcattagtttttctaataATAAaccatttaaaatttgttaaaataaagtgttgttggaagtgaaaaaattaaacataataaTTTTTTGATGCTATTTACTAACTAGCTTAACAGAAAGTTCAAAATTGCTCTTGAAAATGCTATTACATGCATGACGCACCCAAATTCAGACCCAAACCGAACCCATATCTGTTGGatgtaggggtgggcacggtttggtttggtgcggttttgagtgaaaccaaaaccgaaaccaaaattgtttgcggtttggttcggtgcggttttgaagccaaaaccgaaatgaaaccaaatcgtttggttcggttcggtgcggtttcaaacggtttcggtttggtttttaagaaaaaatgtacaatttgaaattaaacatattaataagcatttcccagtagcaataggaaaaagacatttgttatataaacaattagcatgttgcatgcagttgtgatgttaaaatatgtttgtgcaacaaaaaGGTGTCCCGTACAAAGTATAacataaaacaagttgaataactttgaattcattaaacatgagtgaaactttcatactagaatatgtgatatcatgcttcaaataagtggacttcattagatcattgttcgactcttgataacaagattagtccacccttgtacatatatgtgtgtgtgtgtgtgtgatggtataaaataacaaaggtccttgaagttaatgaacgaaagaaagtgatgaatgatgatattccAGTGTGGTTGTGTCCATACTAAGTGTAtggattctaacaaacaaccaattaaaacatgaaatttaatatggacatttaattaaatgtttattaatatttgcggtgcggttcggtttcgatgcggttttcaaaagccaaaaccgaaaccaaaccgttttctatgttgcggttcggtttcaaaaccaaaaccgttccaaaaccgcaaaaccaaaccattcggtgcggttcgatttggttcgtgtttcggtttcggttttcggttctaagtgcccacccctagttggATGTAACTTCTCACTCACATGCATGACCCGCCCACATGCATGACCCACCCAAATTCAGACCCAAACTGAACCCATGTCCAGGCCCATTTGAACCTCACATTTCCAACCTTTATAAAAAGCCACAAAATCATAcagtctctctgtctctctctctctctcccctctttgTTTGTGTTCTTCCATTCCTCCTCTCTCAGCGATATGGCTCAGGTGCTTTCTAAATTTAACTTGCTTTTTCTTATTCAATTTAGCTTCACCTATCATGCTTACAATCCCTTCAAGCATATGCATATACATAAGCACATCAGATCATAGATCATAATCCTTCCTTTtgttttctgtaatttttgtgtGAATTTTGTAGCAGAAGGCGGTCCTGAAGGTCCTGACCATGACCGATGACAAAACAAAGCAGAAAGCCATTGAAGCTGCCGCTGATATTTTCggtatttcttttcatttatctTTACTCAGTTTTGTTTATATCTTCAATAGTTCaataatataaaaagaaattctcAAAATTATACGGTTCTGTTTGGATATCCTTCTTTAAAGCACTTATATTCACAAACGCCACTTTTAACTTTTTTCTGCCAAACATTGTCAGAAGCACTTTTGTTATTAAACCTAATTGAAGCTTCTTGATTTCtctcttatttattttgtttttgggttattTCGTGAACAGGGATTGATTCAATCGCGGCAGATATAAAGGACCAGAAGCTGACAGTAGTAGGAATGATGGATCCAGTGGCTGTAgtgaagaagttgaagaaggtCGGGAAAGTAGACATAGTATCTGTCGGACCAGCcaaggaagagaagaaagaagagaagaaagaagagaaaaaagaagaaaagaaagaggagaagaaagaggaaaagaaggaggagaaaaaggaagaaaagaaggaGGACAAAAAGTAAATAAAGAGTTACCAAAttttatctctcatggtaatattttCTCCTTCTAAGTTAGCAGTTATGTACGATGGTTTATCATATACAGGGAGAAGGAAAAAATGGTGAAATATTCATAATCCAAAAATTGCCATTTCTcattaaattttcaaataaaataagaattcaCAAAAAAAATCCATTCCTGTAACTAACTTTTATCTtttcaaaaaatatattattatttggATATTATCAAGCAAACAATGTAGCATTGAAGCAAATGGCTTTGGTGGAGGGACACTTTTTTTGAGCGATATTACTTCAATTTGATATTTGTACGGTGAGAGTGGTTTTTGATTTGAACTCAAGtgaccaaaaaagaaaatgtggtCTAACAATGTGGTTACGTCCAAGTTTGACAGTGAAGGAGTTGATACGATTGTCAAATTTTTCGCGtttgaaattaagaaaaagGTGCAAAGAATATGATGGCTGGCGTCATATTTTGTGGCGGCTACCAAGCGATGAGTACACGCCCACTTGAAAGGgaattgcatgaatttgacTTAATGATTCTTTTTGGTGCATGAATGTGATTGATTATTGCACAAAACTGTTGAGTTTTGCACGTATTTTATTTGCTGTATTAATTATTGAGATGGGTTTGGTGGaatcgagaaatttttagttgtgacagaAACACGGATGATACATCATATGTTTTTATGCAAatggtgaaatttttttatttttaagttattaaccttttaacttatataacccaccatttatatagggatacgtgatgtaccacttcgtatgacggtcacattgaaaaaatcTTTCGGTGGAATTAAGCATTGAATTATATAATTTACATCATTgttgagctggaaatgaagtCATGCGCCATGCCTATTTTGTTTGTTGATTTTTGTACCGATTGCATGAAACGAGTCTCATACAGTCATGAGTATGCTATTTTTATGGTTGTAGCAAACATGCGAGACCTGTTTCATACGACTAGTGCCAAAAGGTTTTGCGTTTGATTACAACCTTGGGAAATTAAGGTAATATATTTGGATATTTGGTTTTGTTAAGGAGAGCAGGTGAAAAGTATATAATCTTGTTTTTTAGAGCAGTATAGTGGGAAAATTCAACAACTCTTTAGGGTATTcgtttgttattgttgttgcgATGTGATGCTTAACATGCGATAACTACAAACAGCAGGTGGCCAGCCATGTCCAATGCTATAGATTCTTTCTTTTGGAAATAAAATACTTACCCGTATGCTGGAATAGGAAACgtacaaaattatatataataaaataggcCCAAAAAAGTGGTGGTGATCATTTTAGTTAAATTGTATAAACTATGAGTGACGATTGCAGAAAATAGATTTGGTTTCAGTTAAATGCGAAGTATATAAAATATAGAATGCGCGTGGGAAATGGAAAGCAATACAACGATTTGATCTATCAAACTGTCCGTCCATTGCTTCATGTAACTATTAATGAAATATGTATGCAGGTATGCGTGTGTGTCCGAGAAAGATTACAAAAATGACATGAAAAGAGAGACCAGGAAGCCGAAAGAGAGGTGGCGAGTGAGTGCAAAGGGACAGGGAATGTGTTTCGAATACTAAGTCTAAGTGAAACCTCCAGTACTCTGTCTATGTTCTAATGCGAGCGTTGCCACTTCTCGTAACCAGTATAATCACAGCATAAGTACAACACACAACAAagcaaaacacttaaaaaacaaCTGTTTATCTATATGGATCATTTCACACTAGataaataagataaaaatattaGGTCTTCTCTTTCACCTTCAGAGACAACTGATACAAGGTGTGGGTTCATGGTGTAACTGAGGATACCCTGGAGCTACATATTGTTGTTTCATGAGCTTCACCAAGCTTTCCAGCATTTTGTAAATAACTTACTAGGGTGCTATACATAGTGAAATTTGGATTACAGGATTCCACAACTTTCCTAGCCATGCCTGCCTAGAAGTGCTGGGGAAATTATTACTTGGACCTAATTAAGGGATAAGGGGTCTGTAGCGACTTTGCGATGGAATTTTTGTATATGATTTTCTACAGATTGTTGAGGACATCAGATTGTAGACTATTCATGGCCATTTGCATGTCATGGCAATGTATGATAATAACAGAAAATGTAAACGTGCTAAGTTTACAACTCCATTGCTCTTGGTTTcggaaaatgaaaatgatacacGGAACGCAGTCCATGCAATTAAGTTCAAAAAAGCGATATTGTGGATCTTCAAGAGGACGGTTAATAACAATGGATGAAAATTCTGTAGGAACCctaataatttattaatttgggTTCAAGGTAGAAGAAAAGGTCCCCCACTGAAGCCTAAAACTGGTGGTTGGGCTAAACATCATGACTACTTTGTGGTCAAGGCTACGATTTCACCAGACCCAATCTTAAACTCCAATGACTACATTGTTATGGTTATGTATGTGAGTGATAGTGAATTGCTCTATTTCTTGTGATAATGATTCAATATCTGTTGTGGCTTCAATGTATTCTAGATGTGGGTCGAAAAAATGACGACGACACGACAAGTGCTTGGTTCATTTAAGGATTTGAGATGTACAATGTTTAAAGTAAAAAAGTTTCAAAACCTCACTTGTTAAGATCCTGTCAATTGTTTACATATAACATGCAGAAAGAATTTATCATATTTCTTAACTTGCCactcaaaaaattaatttgagcTATGTTGGGAACATTTGGCATCACGGTTTGATAGATATATTAGTCTCGCAACatgagatttttttaatttttttttaattttttttgtaaggaCAATCAACCATAACTCACCCATGGCTTTATTATTTGCAATCACCTTACAATCAACCTAATTCACCTATTATTAAGGCAAATGAAACTATTAGCAATACATTCACCTCTAACATCATATAAGTTCTAAATTTTTATACAGTGAAAAGACGGTAATGCCCTTCGCTGTTGCTGgttctcaactttaattttctgTATTGCACAgtgaaatgacaattttacCCGTGTTGATCATCGCGTAATGGGAAGCAGGATGCAAAAGCAGAAGatagctctctctccctctttctcaaAGGTTCCTCAGTGCTCCATTTTTCGATAGCCTTCCTCAGCGTTTTTGTCCTCGCGCTCCATGCGTCTCTTCTCCTCTGCTTTCGCGTTGTTTGGATTGTTCTTCGCTATCGTGTTTTGCCATTTTTTAACCCTTGGTGGCTTTTCTTTTGTTAATCTTTGTGTTCGCGGTTGTGGAGTCATTTTGCAAGGGAAAAATTCATCGGCCGGTCAAGGTTATTTAGCTTGGTGGGTTGGGTTGTACGGGTCTTCAGCTTGGTGAATGTAATTTCTCCTGGTgagttgttttggtttttttactgtaggtttttggttttattttgtcTGCTTTTAGATTTTACCAGTGGGTTTCTTATTGAGAGatgtgttttcaaaattttgggcttttgttgTTGTCGTCAGTTTTTTGGTATGAGATTTCGATTCTGTTCCGTGTGTGGTTTAGTCATCTAGGAAAAGAACCAGGTTTCATGTATGGGTGTTCGCTAATCAAACAGAATTCAAATATAGACCACACTTATCCAATGAAATTTGATTGGAGGTTGGTTGAGTGTGGTCTATATTGTATGGATCCTTTGTATTTGAAGCAAGATTTTGATAAAATTTGAGTATTTTTTGCAAGTGACTACTTTTGTGTGTTCCAGCACTCTATGCATATTTTTTAATAACGTACCAACAATTAGGTTTCCATAATCTTAATGATTTGCAAAGATGTGTTCCAATTAGTCTGTGAACTTCACTATTGTATAATATTTCAATTAgttgaatatattttttaacTAATTTTAGTATCAGAGTGTTTTGAGTATCTGAGTAAGATTGTGAAAGAAAAGGAGATTGTGGAACTTTCATGATTGAGATTTGTGATTTTATGTATTAgttaaattctaaatttttaattaagttCACTCATATATTCACATTcctttgtgcttttgttttccCCAATTTTCTCCCATGTAGCCTGTACTCATGCAGTTCCAACTTTTCTACAAGCTCGATACTGTGAAATGAACCTTTCTGGTCAATAAAAAGGTATAATTTTTCCCCACTTTTGTGTATATTAGTGCTTTTTGTTATGATTTAATGAGTTCGTGTTTTTTGTTGCTTAAGTAACATGAGAATATGTTTCTATTACCATGGATTACAATCAACTATCATTTTTACATACTTCACATTcctttgtgcttttgttttccCCAGTTTTCTCCCCTGTAGCCTGTACTCATGCAGTTCCAACTTTTCTACAAGCTCGATACTGTGAAATGAACCTTTTTGGTCAATAAAAAGGTATAATTTTTTCCCACTTTTGTGTATATTAGTGCTTTTTGTTATGATTTAATGAGTTTATGCTTTTTGTTGCTTAAGTAACATGAGAATATGTTTCTATTACCAACTATGGATTACAATCGACTCTCATTTTTACATGTTTGTGCCTATCCATGTGACTTTTTCAATTGATTCAGCATGTTGTTATATAATATCTTCTTTCTTAGGTTCTTCAAGCATTTAGCTTCTTAGAATATCATTTTTCATATGGTTCCCTTAACATGCTCTGCCTCAATTTTACAGAGTTCTTACATTAGTTTTTTCTTGCCCCTTTTTAACTCTTGACATGATTTCATCATGTTGGAAGAGCCCTTTTCAGAACATATGTCAAGGGTCAACTAAAACTTAACAgatttatatatgtattattAGCTAACTCTTAATTATGATGccgttaaaaaaattaaggataAGTTG
This region of Malus domestica chromosome 07, GDT2T_hap1 genomic DNA includes:
- the LOC103439755 gene encoding heavy metal-associated isoprenylated plant protein 39 isoform X1, giving the protein MAQQKAVLKVLTMTDDKTKQKAIEAAADIFGIDSIAADIKDQKLTVVGMMDPVAVVKKLKKVGKVDIVSVGPAKEEKKEEKKEEKKEEKKEEKKEEKKEEKKEEKKEDKK
- the LOC103439755 gene encoding heavy metal-associated isoprenylated plant protein 39 isoform X2 yields the protein MAQKAVLKVLTMTDDKTKQKAIEAAADIFGIDSIAADIKDQKLTVVGMMDPVAVVKKLKKVGKVDIVSVGPAKEEKKEEKKEEKKEEKKEEKKEEKKEEKKEEKKEDKK